One region of Camelina sativa cultivar DH55 chromosome 6, Cs, whole genome shotgun sequence genomic DNA includes:
- the LOC104699239 gene encoding RING-H2 finger protein ATL38-like → MVFLERKIRVLLQYVTDESSDYVMAQPGGTETKAIDLAIIVITLLLFAIFVVGLASVCFRWTSRQFHSAQSIINPFTDSSDDESRTSITATRGLDEAIINSFPTFLYSEVKERRIGIGGVECAVCLCEFEDDETLRLIPSCCHVFHADCVNAWLSDHSTCPLCRVDLFFQPGERSVLIPDPNSDSANAHLFDGVTWTNANRAYRSWSTRLSHCRVSQILFSRSHSTGHSVVQPVNNLDRFTLRLPEEVRAQLTKKRVDHVALVLPQERSSRQGYRSRSAGSERSVFSYQRNNNRPLRSVSFSFSDCAWSTSGGKDVVAPSKTLPDDRV, encoded by the coding sequence ATGGTATTTCTTGAGAGAAAAATAAGAGTGTTGCTCCAGTACGTAACGGACGAATCATCAGATTACGTAATGGCGCAGCCTGGCGGAACCGAGACAAAAGCAATCGACCTAGCCATCATAGTAATCACGCTTTTGCTATTCGCCATCTTCGTTGTCGGCTTGGCTTCGGTTTGCTTTCGTTGGACTTCTCGCCAGTTTCACTCTGCACAATCCATCATCAACCCGTTCACAGACTCCTCCGACGATGAATCCCGTACGAGTATTACGGCGACGCGCGGGCTCGACGAGGCTATCATCAACTCGTTCCCGACGTTTCTCTACTCTGAGGTGAAGGAGCGTAGGATCGGGATAGGTGGAGTCGAGTGTGCGGTGTGTCTATGTGAGTTTGAAGACgatgaaacgctgcgtttgatACCTAGTTGTTGTCACGTGTTTCACGCTGATTGCGTAAATGCCTGGCTCTCTGATCACTCCACGTGTCCGCTTTGTCGTGTGGATCTTTTCTTCCAACCGGGTGAGAGGAGCGTCTTGATTCCGGATCCAAATTCGGATTCTGCAAACGCGCATTTGTTCGATGGTGTGACGTGGACCAATGCAAACAGAGCGTACCGGTCATGGTCAACGAGGTTGTCACACTGTCGCGTCTCTCAGATATTATTCTCGAGATCGCATTCGACCGGACATTCTGTGGTTCAACCGGTAAATAATTTAGACCGGTTTACGCTCCGGTTACCAGAAGAAGTACGGGCGCAACTGACGAAGAAGAGGGTGGACCATGTGGCGTTGGTGTTACCTCAAGAGAGGAGCTCGCGGCAGGGATACAGAAGCAGAAGTGCCGGAAGCGAGAGGAGCGTCTTCTCGTACCAACGGAATAATAATCGGCCGCTGCGTTCAGTGAGTTTCTCCTTCTCTGATTGTGCATGGTCCACCTCCGGTGGCAAAGATGTGGTGGCTCCGTCTAAGACTTTACCAGATGATCGAGTGTAA
- the LOC109125047 gene encoding E3 ubiquitin-protein ligase ATL9-like, producing the protein MGFTQLIASDGELXRADLFLDQTGDDESSSSESYMVSDPGTVSSGMDPDRGRGVLESSDAYLLDGVTWTNSNITPRSKSTGLSSWRITGILFPRSHSTGHSLVQPVGNLDRFTLRLPDDVRRQLMKTSRTTMGHVALLPQARSSRSGYRSGSVGSGRSVFSYGRKNYNNGRRLHSLSFSFSFRSGSVRSACSGDGPKNLPTAIEAGERSFERLRPDERV; encoded by the coding sequence ATGGGTTTTACACAATTGATAGCAAGTGACGGTGAACTANGTAGAGCGGATCTTTTCCTCGACCAAACGGGTGACGACGAGAGTAGTAGCAGTGAGAGCTACATGGTTTCGGACCCGGGTACGGTTTCGTCGGGTATGGATCCTGACAGAGGAAGGGGGGTTTTGGAATCTTCGGACGCGTATTTGCTGGATGGTGTGACGTGGACCAATAGCAACATAACGCCTCGGTCAAAGTCAACGGGATTGTCTAGCTGGCGTATAACTGGTATTTTATTCCCGAGATCTCACTCGACCGGACATTCGCTGGTTCAACCGGTTGGGAATTTAGACCGGTTTACGTTGAGGTTACCGGATGATGTAAGACGCCAGCTGATGAAGACATCAAGGACGACGATGGGACACGTGGCGTTATTACCTCAGGCGAGGAGTTCACGGAGTGGTTACCGAAGCGGTAGCGTCGGGAGCGGTAGAAGCGTCTTCTCGTACGGACGGAAGAATTATAATAATGGTCGACGGCTGCATTCGCTgtctttctcattctcttttcgGAGTGGTTCTGTCCGGTCAGCTTGCTCCGGAGATGGGCCTAAGAATCTTCCGACAGCGATTGAAGCTGGTGAACGGTCTTTCGAACGCCTCCGACCGGATGAACGAGtgtaa